A portion of the Acidisarcina polymorpha genome contains these proteins:
- a CDS encoding FAD binding domain-containing protein, with the protein MVPFTFARSSSVASAVQTGALHVSSQSEEPGTAFFAGGTDMVQLMREQVLNPRHVVDVTALPAISDIVAGPAGATLGALVRMSDAAEHPGVREHYPVIAEALLASASPQVRNLATLGGNLLQRTRCGYFRDVASPCNKRQPGSGCPAINGQNRLHAVLGTSEHCIATYAGDLANALLVLDAKIRIAGSRGERQIALRDLHKQPHDTPHVETQLAPGELILAIEIPSSAAARKSHYLKVRDRATFEWSIASVAVALDLDSFGAVRDVRLAVGGVATTPWRLPEVEKALHGHVLDSGLCRHAAELATRNAVSHGQNVYKIKLIQRAIVRALEETGGLA; encoded by the coding sequence ATGGTTCCCTTTACCTTCGCGCGGTCAAGCAGTGTCGCTTCTGCTGTGCAAACGGGCGCACTCCATGTTTCCAGTCAGTCTGAGGAACCCGGTACTGCATTCTTTGCTGGAGGGACCGACATGGTCCAACTCATGCGGGAACAGGTTCTCAACCCGCGCCATGTCGTGGATGTTACCGCACTACCCGCCATTAGTGACATCGTTGCAGGACCTGCAGGCGCCACGCTTGGCGCCCTTGTCCGCATGAGTGATGCGGCGGAACATCCAGGCGTCCGCGAGCATTATCCTGTAATTGCAGAGGCCCTCCTCGCCAGCGCGTCGCCCCAAGTGAGGAACTTGGCGACCTTAGGCGGCAACCTGCTCCAGCGAACGCGCTGCGGCTACTTCCGGGATGTAGCGTCGCCCTGCAATAAGCGCCAGCCCGGCAGCGGTTGCCCCGCAATCAACGGGCAAAACCGATTACATGCCGTCCTTGGTACAAGCGAGCATTGCATTGCGACATATGCCGGGGACTTGGCCAATGCACTCCTAGTTCTTGATGCGAAGATACGCATCGCAGGCTCACGCGGTGAGCGCCAGATTGCCCTGCGAGACCTGCACAAGCAGCCGCACGATACGCCTCATGTCGAGACGCAACTAGCGCCAGGGGAACTCATCCTCGCGATAGAAATTCCTTCGAGCGCCGCTGCTCGCAAATCGCATTACTTGAAAGTCCGTGATCGAGCAACCTTCGAGTGGTCTATCGCCTCCGTGGCGGTTGCACTCGATCTTGACTCTTTCGGCGCAGTGCGCGATGTGCGACTCGCTGTAGGCGGCGTAGCGACAACACCGTGGAGACTTCCTGAGGTCGAGAAAGCCCTCCATGGTCACGTGCTCGACTCCGGGTTATGCCGACATGCAGCGGAACTTGCCACACGAAACGCCGTGTCCCACGGGCAGAACGTCTACAAGATCAAATTGATCCAGCGAGCGATCGTTCGCGCGTTGGAAGAAACAGGCGGTCTTGCATGA
- a CDS encoding xanthine dehydrogenase family protein molybdopterin-binding subunit — MSSLVGSPISRVDGPAKVTGRATYAAEFHPDGLTYAAIVESSISAGSISHIDSTLAERAPGVLMVLTFLNAPKLPYGPYKQRPAVEPVSGEALRVLQDAEIKFSGQPIGVVVAQTQTQAEYAASLVRVRYVPAKSLTHFDSDRSVPTSEAAAKKGRGPEARQGGDADEAFHQAAVKIDAHYVQPREHHNAMEPHATVAEWKDGQLTIWDKTQWVDNVREEMVRIFGISADSVRVINPFVGGAFGSSLRTWPHVTLAVMASRQVGRPVRLELTRRQLYYSTGFRPHTEQRVALGAQHEGHLQAHIQEAIGQTSTYEEFAEATLDAPAVTYACENRRTSYRLVPMNTNTPCPMRGPGHATGLFAQEVAMDELAALLKLDPIQLRLRNFAERSPKKDLPWSSNALQDCYRIGAERFGWERRTPEPRSMRAGRQLVGLGMATAVNTAPRYPASASATLLADGTVVVRSATSDMGPGTYTAMTQVAADTLGLPLPRVRFELGDSTFPKAEEHGGSTTTASIGPAVREACVALLAKISNMLGLSALFAPDLQDKIKLAGFSQIEAHSDSKPGEEKNRYAMYSFGAIFAEVHVDPDFGTVRVTRISGAYDAGRIVNPKLARSQCIGGMIGGLGMALLEGAEWDTRLGRVANANLAEYLVPVCADIGELDVVFVPGEDKLLSPLGVKGLAELGLCGVAPAIANAVWHATGVRVRELPITPDKLIVYL, encoded by the coding sequence ATGAGTAGCTTGGTCGGATCTCCCATAAGCCGGGTTGATGGACCGGCCAAAGTAACGGGCCGGGCAACCTATGCTGCTGAGTTTCACCCTGACGGTCTCACATACGCAGCCATAGTCGAAAGCAGCATTTCTGCGGGAAGCATATCGCACATCGACTCGACACTAGCGGAACGGGCTCCCGGCGTACTGATGGTACTCACCTTCCTGAATGCGCCGAAACTACCTTACGGTCCCTACAAGCAGCGGCCAGCCGTAGAGCCGGTATCAGGCGAGGCGCTTCGAGTCTTGCAGGACGCAGAAATCAAGTTCTCTGGCCAGCCCATTGGCGTTGTCGTCGCCCAAACACAAACGCAGGCCGAGTACGCGGCTTCGTTGGTGCGCGTGCGTTATGTGCCAGCTAAGTCTCTGACGCACTTCGATAGCGACCGCAGCGTACCTACATCCGAAGCAGCGGCGAAAAAGGGACGGGGACCGGAAGCCCGGCAAGGTGGCGATGCCGATGAAGCGTTCCATCAGGCTGCTGTCAAGATCGATGCGCATTACGTTCAGCCGCGCGAGCACCACAACGCGATGGAGCCGCACGCGACAGTCGCTGAGTGGAAAGACGGTCAACTTACGATTTGGGACAAGACTCAATGGGTCGACAATGTTCGTGAAGAAATGGTGCGCATCTTTGGCATCTCGGCAGACTCAGTGCGCGTTATCAACCCGTTTGTGGGAGGGGCGTTTGGATCGAGCCTAAGAACGTGGCCACACGTCACGCTTGCGGTGATGGCGTCGCGTCAAGTCGGTAGACCCGTGCGTCTGGAATTGACGAGGCGGCAGCTCTACTACTCGACTGGTTTCCGGCCGCACACAGAGCAGCGTGTTGCGCTGGGAGCGCAACATGAAGGGCACCTGCAGGCGCACATCCAGGAAGCCATTGGACAGACCTCCACGTATGAGGAGTTTGCTGAAGCAACGCTTGACGCGCCGGCCGTAACCTATGCCTGCGAAAATCGACGGACGAGCTACCGTCTCGTTCCCATGAACACGAATACACCGTGCCCGATGCGCGGTCCCGGACACGCGACGGGCCTGTTCGCCCAGGAAGTCGCCATGGACGAGTTGGCCGCTCTGCTGAAGCTCGATCCCATCCAGCTTCGTCTGCGAAACTTCGCTGAGCGATCTCCCAAGAAGGACCTTCCCTGGTCCAGTAACGCCCTACAGGACTGCTATCGTATAGGCGCTGAGCGGTTTGGTTGGGAGCGCCGGACGCCTGAGCCGAGGTCCATGCGGGCTGGTCGTCAGTTGGTCGGTTTGGGCATGGCCACAGCCGTCAACACAGCCCCACGTTATCCCGCGAGCGCCTCAGCTACGCTTCTCGCTGATGGCACTGTCGTTGTCCGTAGTGCGACCAGCGATATGGGGCCTGGCACGTACACCGCCATGACTCAGGTCGCCGCCGACACACTTGGCCTTCCTCTCCCTCGTGTTCGCTTCGAACTCGGTGACTCCACGTTTCCGAAGGCCGAAGAGCATGGTGGCTCCACCACGACGGCAAGTATCGGACCAGCGGTACGGGAGGCTTGCGTAGCCCTCCTTGCGAAGATCAGCAACATGTTGGGCTTATCTGCCCTTTTTGCACCGGACTTGCAAGACAAGATTAAGTTGGCAGGCTTTAGCCAGATCGAAGCGCACTCTGACAGTAAGCCTGGAGAGGAAAAAAATCGCTATGCGATGTACTCATTTGGAGCCATCTTTGCAGAGGTTCACGTCGACCCCGACTTTGGGACCGTGCGAGTAACCCGCATCTCTGGCGCCTATGATGCCGGGCGAATCGTCAATCCAAAACTGGCCCGCAGTCAATGCATCGGCGGGATGATCGGAGGCCTAGGCATGGCGCTGCTCGAGGGCGCCGAATGGGATACACGTCTCGGGAGGGTGGCAAATGCGAATCTTGCTGAATACCTGGTGCCGGTATGCGCGGACATCGGTGAGCTAGACGTAGTCTTTGTTCCGGGGGAAGATAAGCTGCTGAGCCCGCTCGGCGTTAAAGGCCTCGCGGAACTCGGACTCTGTGGTGTGGCGCCGGCCATCGCTAACGCTGTATGGCACGCGACAGGTGTTCGAGTTCGCGAACTGCCGATCACACCAGATAAATTGATTGTCTACTTATAA
- a CDS encoding EthD family reductase yields MAVVYITYSGDESTRFDRGYYRNHHLPLVMQCWKQHGLESLSVLYPEDLGKGTIAICECKFRDDAAIKASFESEGTPQVMADVKHFTDVTPTQTRAVPLS; encoded by the coding sequence ATGGCTGTCGTATACATCACGTACTCGGGCGATGAATCAACCCGTTTTGACCGAGGCTACTACAGGAATCATCATTTGCCTCTGGTAATGCAGTGCTGGAAGCAGCATGGCCTTGAAAGTTTAAGCGTCTTGTACCCAGAGGATTTAGGGAAAGGGACCATCGCAATTTGCGAATGTAAATTCCGGGATGATGCTGCGATCAAAGCATCGTTTGAGTCCGAGGGAACCCCGCAAGTGATGGCTGATGTGAAGCATTTCACCGACGTCACTCCTACGCAAACACGAGCGGTTCCTTTGTCCTAG
- a CDS encoding helix-turn-helix domain-containing protein → MSLRASALRPGRQLLSSEACGWTSVLLQTFEQPGTVEHYETAASPDALVVVVLKGAYEIESFSSGSWKKASYRPGCGGLTAPGTTNRLRWHSKSNAESIILRLYIPAHYFDESREEYRRAGERTSSNALDALSFTDPLIVNVVRSLGQQIAKGAPDLLADAGARFLATYLLSKMNQQPEQRLSRSAGHDLTDRRLLRVMEYMQQHRTDELTSGRLAAEAGISSFHFSRLFKEKLGITPHRYLTRLRMQLARNLLKETGMSIGEIGVSCGYMHHGHFAAAFANEYKCSPTEFRTQHLI, encoded by the coding sequence ATGAGTCTCCGCGCGAGCGCACTGCGCCCTGGTCGACAACTGCTGTCGAGCGAAGCGTGTGGGTGGACTTCGGTACTACTGCAGACTTTTGAGCAACCCGGAACGGTCGAGCACTACGAAACGGCCGCCTCTCCAGATGCGCTCGTTGTGGTTGTTCTGAAAGGTGCATACGAGATTGAGAGCTTCTCGTCAGGCTCTTGGAAGAAAGCCTCCTATAGACCGGGTTGCGGAGGCCTAACCGCCCCAGGTACCACAAATCGTTTGCGATGGCATTCTAAGAGCAACGCTGAATCGATCATTTTGCGTCTCTACATTCCTGCCCACTACTTCGATGAATCACGCGAAGAGTATCGGCGAGCGGGCGAGAGGACGAGCAGCAACGCCCTTGATGCTCTTTCGTTTACAGATCCCCTCATAGTGAATGTTGTTAGATCACTTGGCCAGCAAATAGCCAAAGGAGCTCCCGACCTGCTGGCAGATGCTGGCGCTCGTTTTCTGGCAACCTATTTGCTTTCAAAGATGAATCAACAGCCTGAGCAGAGGCTATCCAGAAGCGCAGGACATGACCTAACTGACCGGCGATTGCTGCGGGTTATGGAGTACATGCAACAACACCGCACAGACGAGTTGACATCAGGTCGACTCGCGGCTGAAGCGGGTATCAGTTCATTCCACTTCTCACGCCTCTTCAAGGAGAAGCTCGGCATCACTCCTCACCGTTATCTGACGCGGCTGCGAATGCAGCTTGCAAGAAATCTCCTGAAGGAAACAGGAATGTCCATCGGCGAGATCGGCGTTAGTTGCGGCTACATGCACCACGGCCACTTTGCCGCCGCATTTGCGAACGAGTACAAGTGCAGCCCAACGGAATTCCGAACGCAACATCTGATCTAG
- a CDS encoding winged helix-turn-helix transcriptional regulator, with translation MFKQAHSARRPRRQQTGNLCAADCPSRIVLDHISTRWSSLILVMLLERTHRFSELTRRIGGVSERMLAHSLQALESDGFVLRVVYPTKPPKVEYSLTPLGRELAAHVQALTQWVENNVSRVLDYREATSR, from the coding sequence ATGTTCAAGCAAGCTCATTCCGCTCGCCGTCCGAGACGGCAGCAAACTGGCAACCTGTGTGCGGCGGATTGTCCTTCGCGCATCGTTCTCGATCACATCTCGACACGCTGGAGTTCTTTGATCCTGGTCATGCTGCTGGAGCGGACTCATCGTTTTAGTGAACTGACACGCCGGATCGGCGGCGTAAGTGAGCGCATGCTCGCCCACTCGCTTCAGGCGCTTGAGTCCGATGGCTTCGTCCTGCGTGTGGTCTATCCCACCAAACCGCCCAAGGTCGAATACAGCCTCACACCGCTTGGCCGTGAGCTCGCAGCGCATGTGCAGGCGCTCACGCAATGGGTGGAGAACAACGTTTCGCGAGTGCTCGATTATCGCGAGGCGACATCCCGATAG
- a CDS encoding SDR family oxidoreductase, protein MIAVTGATGQLGKLIVEQLLEKVPADQIVAVVRDPQKAQALAEKGVQVRQAGYSQPESLAAAFNGVEKVLLVSSSEVGHRVPQHQAVTDAARAAGVKLLAYTSILNADTSTLLLAKEHQPTEAYIRASGVPFTFLRNGWYTENHTGSLAAAVEHGAVLGAAKDGRFATATRADYAAAAVAVLTGKGHVNKVYELGGDEPYTLSELAAEVARQTNKPVIYKDLPQEEYAKALAGFGLPEGLANAIADADAGASRGELFTSSHDLSRLIGRATTPLQESVAAALSR, encoded by the coding sequence ATGATCGCAGTAACAGGGGCAACAGGGCAGCTCGGAAAGCTTATCGTCGAACAATTGTTGGAGAAGGTACCAGCAGACCAGATCGTCGCCGTTGTGCGCGATCCGCAGAAGGCGCAGGCTCTTGCGGAAAAGGGAGTGCAAGTGCGGCAGGCGGGCTACTCCCAGCCTGAGAGTCTCGCTGCAGCCTTCAATGGTGTGGAAAAGGTACTGCTCGTCTCTTCGAGCGAGGTCGGCCATCGTGTGCCGCAGCACCAGGCAGTCACCGACGCAGCGCGCGCAGCTGGCGTAAAGCTGCTTGCTTACACCAGCATCCTCAACGCTGACACCTCAACGCTCCTCTTGGCGAAGGAACATCAGCCGACCGAGGCCTATATTCGTGCGTCCGGTGTGCCGTTCACCTTCCTTCGGAATGGTTGGTACACGGAGAACCACACGGGCTCGCTGGCGGCTGCGGTGGAACATGGCGCTGTTCTGGGTGCGGCCAAGGATGGCCGCTTCGCTACAGCAACGCGTGCGGACTACGCCGCCGCCGCCGTCGCTGTGCTGACCGGCAAAGGCCATGTGAACAAGGTGTACGAACTAGGCGGCGACGAACCCTACACTCTCTCGGAGCTTGCCGCCGAAGTAGCTCGGCAGACGAACAAGCCGGTGATCTACAAGGATCTGCCGCAGGAGGAGTATGCCAAGGCTCTGGCCGGCTTCGGCCTTCCGGAAGGACTGGCCAACGCCATTGCAGACGCGGATGCAGGAGCAAGCCGCGGAGAGCTCTTTACCAGTTCGCATGACCTCAGCAGGTTGATCGGCCGCGCCACGACACCCCTGCAGGAGTCCGTTGCCGCAGCGCTCTCGCGGTAA
- a CDS encoding DsbA family protein: protein MTATRLHYIYDPLCGWCYAVAPLVKAAREVASIELHGGGMMTGARRQQITPAWREYVAPHDRQITQATGQQFGQAYLNGLLTDHTAWLDSEPPTAAVLAAEQVQEAGLDMLARLYEAHYVEGLRIADAGVLSDLAGELGLDRGPFLEALQSFRGEAVNAHFAESRDLLSAVGARGYPTFVIEREGHLERLDHTPFLGRPEAWQSALKSLKLRPPAPSQLEVGCGPNGCAI, encoded by the coding sequence ATGACAGCAACACGCTTGCACTACATCTACGATCCGCTGTGCGGCTGGTGCTACGCCGTCGCACCTTTAGTAAAAGCCGCACGGGAGGTCGCGTCGATCGAGCTTCATGGCGGCGGCATGATGACCGGAGCACGCCGGCAGCAGATCACTCCGGCCTGGCGGGAGTATGTCGCTCCCCATGATCGTCAGATCACGCAGGCGACGGGGCAACAGTTCGGCCAGGCGTACCTGAACGGCCTGCTCACAGATCATACTGCGTGGCTCGACTCGGAGCCGCCCACCGCAGCTGTTCTGGCGGCGGAGCAGGTCCAAGAAGCTGGCCTGGATATGCTCGCACGCTTGTATGAGGCGCACTACGTCGAAGGACTGCGGATTGCCGACGCCGGTGTTTTGAGCGATCTTGCAGGTGAACTTGGATTGGACCGCGGTCCCTTTTTAGAGGCCCTGCAAAGCTTCCGTGGAGAAGCGGTGAACGCCCACTTTGCGGAAAGCCGCGATCTCCTGAGCGCTGTCGGCGCCAGAGGCTATCCAACGTTCGTCATCGAGCGCGAAGGTCACTTGGAACGGCTTGATCACACCCCCTTCCTTGGCAGACCGGAGGCCTGGCAGAGTGCCCTGAAGAGCCTGAAGCTCAGGCCGCCCGCGCCGTCGCAGCTTGAAGTCGGCTGCGGGCCCAACGGTTGTGCGATCTAG
- a CDS encoding nuclear transport factor 2 family protein: protein MKKYLSVLLLFCTVAACRLDLQAQAVPKNANERLVLDFYNLAFNAHKPAEAAQRYIGATYIQHNPLVPNGSAPFVNYFAAFFQTHPTAALDMVRVISEGDLVVVHSKFTTGPQDRGQAIIDIFRVADGKIVEHWDVIQPIPEQSANGNTMFAGNNAH from the coding sequence ATGAAAAAGTATCTGTCCGTGTTGCTGTTGTTCTGCACTGTTGCTGCTTGCCGGCTGGACCTGCAGGCGCAAGCCGTTCCCAAGAACGCCAACGAGCGTCTTGTTCTCGATTTCTACAATCTCGCCTTCAATGCACACAAACCTGCAGAGGCTGCGCAGCGCTACATCGGTGCCACGTACATTCAGCACAACCCGCTCGTGCCGAATGGAAGTGCACCCTTCGTGAATTACTTCGCAGCCTTCTTTCAGACCCATCCAACTGCAGCCTTGGACATGGTCAGGGTGATCTCTGAGGGAGATCTGGTCGTCGTGCATTCCAAGTTCACGACGGGTCCCCAAGATAGAGGACAAGCGATCATTGATATCTTCCGGGTAGCAGACGGGAAAATCGTTGAGCACTGGGATGTCATTCAGCCGATCCCCGAACAATCCGCGAACGGAAATACTATGTTTGCCGGAAATAACGCGCACTAG
- a CDS encoding sensor histidine kinase — MNNHPVQVLTPSGGDVELITQSLATAGLQACIFPPSVENLTPAERDRVGALIIAEEALSPGVVAHLSHLLQSQPPWSDLPVLVLTSGENETQESIERQCTRLPLGYHSLLERPIRPGTLVNTVESAIRARKRQFQVRDAMAERDRALIALRQSEERLRLAAETAHIGTWERDLDAGNLQCSDSCKANFGRKPDDPFTFEDFQNAIHPEDCAAVTAALGAAIRERVPQRAEYRVFWPDGSLHWIVASGRILFNANGLPTTLVGVVLDVTERHIAMDTLLRTEKLAAVGRLSSSIAHEINNLLECVTNLLYLARQATPDQDAREYLAVAERELRRVADITSQTLRFHKQQSAPRAILASELFDDCLSIRQDRLSNAGIIVERRLKITRPVLCFEGEIRQVLNNLVGNAIDAMGAKGGRMLLRARESTDWRTGRSGLLLTVADTGSGIDGPNLRRIFEAFFTTKGIAGTGLGLWVSQEIVERHSGRLGVRSRTEASSGTVFTLFLPYEAATR; from the coding sequence GTGAATAACCACCCCGTCCAGGTTCTGACACCCAGCGGAGGCGACGTCGAGCTGATCACACAGTCCCTCGCCACCGCAGGCCTTCAGGCCTGCATCTTCCCTCCCTCCGTTGAGAACCTCACCCCTGCCGAGCGCGACCGCGTGGGCGCCCTCATCATCGCCGAAGAGGCTCTCAGCCCCGGTGTCGTCGCCCATCTTTCCCATCTCCTTCAGTCCCAACCGCCCTGGTCCGACCTCCCCGTCCTCGTGCTCACCTCCGGCGAGAACGAAACGCAGGAGAGCATCGAACGTCAGTGCACACGCCTTCCTCTCGGCTATCACAGCCTCCTCGAGCGACCCATCCGCCCTGGCACTCTTGTGAACACCGTCGAATCCGCCATCCGCGCACGCAAACGCCAATTTCAGGTTCGCGACGCCATGGCTGAGCGTGATCGTGCGCTGATCGCTCTTCGGCAAAGCGAGGAACGCCTCCGGCTCGCCGCCGAAACCGCCCACATCGGCACCTGGGAGCGCGACCTGGACGCCGGCAATCTGCAGTGCTCGGACAGCTGCAAGGCCAACTTCGGCCGGAAACCCGATGACCCATTCACCTTTGAGGACTTCCAAAACGCCATCCACCCTGAAGACTGCGCCGCCGTCACGGCCGCCCTCGGGGCCGCTATCCGCGAGCGCGTCCCCCAGCGCGCCGAATACCGCGTCTTTTGGCCCGACGGTTCTCTTCACTGGATCGTTGCCAGCGGCCGCATCCTCTTCAACGCCAACGGTCTTCCCACGACCCTCGTCGGCGTAGTTCTCGACGTCACCGAGCGCCACATCGCTATGGATACTCTCCTCCGCACCGAAAAGCTTGCGGCTGTCGGCCGCCTCTCCTCATCGATTGCTCACGAGATTAACAACCTTCTCGAATGCGTTACCAATCTCCTGTACCTCGCACGCCAAGCTACTCCCGACCAGGACGCTCGTGAATATCTCGCCGTCGCTGAGCGCGAACTCCGCCGCGTTGCCGACATCACCAGCCAGACCCTTCGGTTCCATAAGCAGCAATCAGCTCCGCGAGCGATCCTCGCCTCTGAGCTGTTCGATGATTGCCTCTCCATTCGCCAGGACCGCTTATCGAACGCAGGCATCATTGTCGAACGCAGGCTTAAGATCACTCGCCCGGTTCTCTGCTTTGAGGGTGAAATCCGCCAAGTCCTGAATAATCTGGTCGGCAACGCCATCGACGCCATGGGTGCGAAAGGAGGACGCATGCTCCTACGCGCCCGTGAATCGACAGATTGGCGTACCGGCCGGAGCGGTCTGCTTCTCACGGTTGCGGACACGGGATCCGGAATCGACGGCCCGAACCTCCGCCGCATCTTCGAAGCCTTCTTCACCACCAAGGGCATTGCAGGCACTGGCCTCGGTCTCTGGGTCAGTCAGGAGATCGTCGAGCGTCACAGTGGTCGGCTGGGAGTCCGAAGCCGCACCGAGGCTTCGTCTGGCACAGTCTTCACACTCTTCCTCCCCTATGAGGCCGCTACTCGCTGA
- a CDS encoding nuclear transport factor 2 family protein, translating into MSHEEQEKSNTALDLVKAFFAAKERHDLAATMALFSDDAVYIFPLAASGKQENWFTYKGKEAVTKYQGQVLERFRQIKMLEPKYFVTTDGSNVFVESRGDYIAQDGTAYNNVYIFKFVIRDDKIAEGYEYANPVTYAKLAGLPIG; encoded by the coding sequence ATGAGCCATGAAGAGCAGGAGAAGTCAAACACGGCGCTTGACCTAGTGAAGGCGTTCTTTGCCGCCAAAGAACGTCATGATCTAGCCGCAACCATGGCGCTGTTTAGCGACGACGCGGTATACATCTTTCCCCTGGCTGCGTCCGGGAAACAGGAAAACTGGTTTACCTATAAGGGCAAAGAAGCCGTCACTAAGTACCAGGGTCAGGTCTTAGAGCGTTTCAGGCAGATCAAGATGCTCGAGCCCAAGTATTTCGTCACCACGGACGGCAGCAATGTCTTCGTGGAATCAAGGGGCGACTACATCGCTCAGGACGGCACCGCCTATAACAACGTATACATTTTCAAATTCGTGATCCGCGATGACAAGATTGCGGAAGGGTACGAATACGCCAATCCGGTAACCTACGCCAAACTAGCTGGTCTGCCTATCGGCTAG
- a CDS encoding SDR family NAD(P)-dependent oxidoreductase, with the protein MSGRVENKIAVVTGGTSGIGLATAKLLAAEGARVFVTGRRSPELAAAIEQIGHGAVGIQGDVSKLEDLDRLFTEVRKQAGRLDILFANAGTAEHLKIEQVSESQFEAGFSANVKGVFFCMQKALPLMPDGAAVVLNASMWTIKGIPGFGVLSASKAAVRSFARTWANELRERRIRVNVVSPGPVRTPSIEKATGGRENAERLLSELSKDIPLGRPGNPDEIAKAVLFLASEDASYVNGAELFVDGGMVQI; encoded by the coding sequence ATGTCGGGACGAGTTGAGAACAAGATTGCGGTGGTTACAGGCGGAACAAGCGGCATTGGATTGGCGACAGCCAAATTGCTCGCAGCGGAGGGCGCGAGGGTCTTTGTAACAGGGCGAAGAAGTCCAGAACTCGCAGCGGCGATCGAGCAGATCGGTCATGGAGCTGTGGGCATCCAGGGCGATGTCTCCAAGCTGGAGGATCTCGACAGACTGTTCACGGAGGTCAGAAAGCAGGCGGGGCGGCTGGATATCCTGTTCGCGAATGCCGGTACGGCTGAACATCTCAAGATTGAACAGGTATCTGAAAGTCAGTTCGAAGCCGGGTTCTCCGCTAATGTCAAAGGTGTGTTCTTCTGCATGCAGAAGGCTCTACCGTTAATGCCCGATGGAGCGGCCGTTGTTCTGAATGCTTCCATGTGGACGATCAAGGGGATCCCTGGTTTCGGCGTGTTGAGCGCGAGCAAGGCGGCGGTAAGGAGCTTCGCGCGCACGTGGGCGAACGAACTCAGGGAGCGGCGGATACGCGTAAACGTCGTCAGCCCAGGACCCGTACGTACTCCTTCGATCGAGAAAGCGACAGGTGGCCGTGAAAACGCCGAGCGACTCTTGTCGGAACTGTCTAAAGACATCCCTCTCGGTCGCCCCGGCAATCCGGACGAGATTGCAAAAGCAGTTCTATTTCTAGCCTCAGAAGATGCAAGCTATGTGAACGGCGCTGAACTTTTTGTCGATGGCGGGATGGTTCAAATCTAG
- a CDS encoding TetR family transcriptional regulator: MAWDTQETRRRLQQSACAEFTAHGPDGTTMARIAALAGINKERLYNYFGDKRRLFETVLIEELEKLAVSLGANAPGLEDVGEYTGCIFDYHAEHPQLVRLLLWEGLAGGPAVNEAARTAHYQRTVAMFAEAQRDGTLNDDLDPAKLVFLLIGLAAWWFAVPQLSRMVTGSDGSASRERSRRRACVVSAAQHLASPHP, translated from the coding sequence ATGGCTTGGGATACACAGGAAACGCGTCGTCGTCTTCAGCAATCGGCATGCGCAGAATTCACGGCACATGGTCCGGACGGTACGACCATGGCACGAATCGCAGCTCTCGCGGGAATCAACAAGGAGCGGCTCTACAACTATTTCGGGGACAAACGACGACTTTTTGAAACGGTGCTGATCGAAGAGCTCGAAAAGCTCGCTGTCTCCTTGGGAGCGAACGCTCCCGGCCTGGAGGATGTCGGGGAATATACGGGCTGCATCTTCGACTATCATGCCGAGCATCCTCAGCTGGTCCGGCTCTTGCTTTGGGAGGGTCTGGCCGGGGGTCCAGCCGTAAACGAGGCCGCCCGCACGGCTCACTATCAGCGCACGGTTGCGATGTTTGCCGAAGCACAACGTGACGGCACACTGAATGACGATCTTGATCCAGCAAAGCTGGTCTTTCTACTGATCGGACTGGCTGCGTGGTGGTTTGCCGTACCCCAGTTGTCGCGCATGGTCACAGGCTCGGATGGCAGTGCTTCACGGGAGCGAAGCCGACGTAGGGCCTGTGTTGTGAGCGCCGCCCAGCATCTGGCCTCCCCACACCCGTAA